From a single Arachis hypogaea cultivar Tifrunner chromosome 3, arahy.Tifrunner.gnm2.J5K5, whole genome shotgun sequence genomic region:
- the LOC112790318 gene encoding protein SMAX1-LIKE 4 — MRSGGCTLQQTLTAEAASVVKHALVLARRRGHAQVTPLHVAATLLSLRASSLRRACLRSQFPNHQQHPLQCRALELCFNVALNRLPTTTPTPPNFLTVNPSLSNALIAALKRAQAHQRRGCIEQHQQQPLLAIKVELEHLIISILDDPSVSRVMREAGFSSTAVKTNIEDSSSSSSPTSHSSSAAGPCSVFYANNTNTFSTLRHHHFLGGNSSEYLPSSAMLFSPQHKSCNKEDMMAVLNALLSKKRNTVIVGDSLSISEAVMAELMVKLERGHVPDELKNTELIKFQFSGQMKREEVEMKVAALKRKVEGGGAIFYVGDLKWTVEGEGGGEVEHVVQEIGKLFNEKNSNNKKVWLMGTASYQTYIKCQRREPPLENHWALQPVPVPSSARLALTLHATSSVYNSKMSMPHNSSHMFDIMHLSNKKEDEEEEKLNCCEECASNYEKELGLFKPGHKKLLPSWLQIHTTEAHPKDELGELKRKWNRLCNCLHHSKQLGQYGNNNNAKIYPYNSSYPWWPNQNTLFPDSNSTSISFADPVLPHHHHHNSNNNHHHHHHLVPRFRRQQSCSTIEFNFTEVTQKKQESITRSATLDNQEVNISLALGNSTFRDDDGSGQTLVLQSRAHICKVLQENVPWQSETLPSIAEALVELDSGITTKKQWFLLQGNDFVGKTRLARAIAESVFGFGLVDNHDDVFLHLDMKKVGHSSVTIFPEVLATSLRTKEKLVVLIEDFDLADSRFKKFVGDEFEASKFGNLSKKDENLKQAIFILTSGEVDGDEVIKNKDKDSSVMNLVFKIETKASTMDFSSSSLAADCYLGHKKRRAHELDLFGKINKSPRIEENEENLLLQGQVNKKKDFSRQSSSNTLDLNMKADEEDYDDGEEDESSPISSDLTRDTMAEHMNSNGFLESIENRFEFNQSPARLKEKEELFLNKIKESFDEVFEKKKMVKFNVDEKVIEEIGVGCGNFTNSVFEKWLKDIFQNKLLETVINCDHGKEGIVFNITLCLGVVMVKDIIVNLIIVVGVVAGS, encoded by the exons ATGCGCTCAGGAGGTTGTACATTGCAACAGACGCTCACAGCGGAGGCGGCTTCAGTGGTGAAGCACGCGCTGGTGTTGGCGCGTAGGAGAGGCCATGCACAGGTGACCCCTCTCCACGTGGCCGCCACTTTGCTGTCTCTGAGAGCCAGCTCTCTCCGCCGAGCATGCCTCAGATCTCAATTTCCCAACCACCAGCAACACCCTCTTCAGTGCAGGGCGCTTGAGCTTTGCTTCAATGTCGCTCTCAATAGACTCCCTACCACAACGCCAACGCCGCCTAACTTTCTCACCGTTAATCCCTCTCTTTCCAATGCTCTCATTGCTGCGCTTAAACGAGCCCAGGCTCACCAGCGTCGCGGCTGCATTGAGCAGCACCAACAGCAGCCTCTTCTTGCTATCAAAGTTGAGCTTGAACACCTTATTATTTCCATTCTTGATGATCCTTCTGTTAGTCGGGTCATGAGAGAAGCTGGATTTTCCAGCACCGCTGTTAAGACTAATATtgaagattcttcttcttcttcttctccaacttcTCATTCCTCTTCTGCTGCTGGACCTTGTTCTGTTTTCTACGCCAACAACACCAACACTTTCAGCACTCTCAGGCACCATCATTTCTTGGGTGGTAATTCTTCTGAGTACCTTCCATCTTCAGCAATGCTGTTTTCCCCTCAGCACAAGTCTTGCAACAAGGAAGACATGATGGCGGTTCTTAATGCGCTGTtaagcaagaagaggaacactgTGATAGTTGGCGACTCTTTGTCGATAAGCGAAGCAGTGATGGCGGAACTGATGGTGAAGCTTGAAAGAGGCCATGTACCTGATGAGCTGAAGAACACAGAGTTGATCAAGTTCCAATTCTCAGGGCAGATGAAAAGGGAGGAAGTGGAAATGAAGGTCGCAGCACTGAAGAGAAAAGTAGAAGGAGGAGGTGCCATTTTCTATGTTGGGGACTTGAAGTGGACGGTGGAAGGTGAAGGAGGAGGAGAAGTTGAACATGTAGTACAAGAGATTGGGAAGTTGTTTAATGAAAAGAATAGTAATAATAAGAAGGTGTGGCTAATGGGAACAGCGAGTTACCAAACATATATAAAGTGTCAAAGAAGGGAGCCACCTCTTGAGAACCACTGGGCTCTTCAGCCTGTTCCTGTTCCATCATCAGCTCGACTTGCCTTGACTCTCCATGCTACTTCCAG tGTGTATAATTCGAAGATGAGCATGCCCCACAACTCTTCTCACATGTTTGACATAATGCACTTGAGTAACAAGAAGGAGGACGAAGAGGAAGAAAAACTGAATTGTTGTGAAGAATGTGCGTCCAATTATGAAAAAGAACTTGGGTTGTTCAAGCCAGGACACAAGAAACTCTTACCTTCTTGGCTTCAGATACATACCACCGAGGCCCATCCAAAG GATGAATTGGGAGAGCTGAAGAGAAAATGGAACAGACTTTGTAACTGTCTCCACCATAGCAAACAACTTGGGCAATATGGTAACAATAACAATGCAAAGATCTATCCTTACAATTCGTCATACCCATGGTGGCCAAATCAAAACACTCTCTTCCCAGATTCAAATTCAACTTCCATATCTTTTGCTGATCCTGTTctgcctcatcatcatcatcataactccaacaacaaccaccaccaccaccaccacctggTGCCGCGGTTCCGGCGCCAACAATCATGCTCTACCATTGAGTTCAATTTCACCGAGGTCACTCAGAAAAAACAAGAATCAATAACAAGATCAGCCACCTTGGACAATCAAGAAGTAAATATTTCTCTGGCTCTTGGAAATTCAACTTTCAGAGATGATGATGGTTCGGGCCAAACACTGGTACTTCAAAGTAGAGCTCATATTTGTAAAGTGTTGCAGGAAAATGTCCCATGGCAATCTGAAACACTTCCTTCAATAGCAGAGGCCTTAGTTGAACTTGATTCAGGAATAACAACAAAGAAACAATGGTTTCTTTTGCAGGGGAATGACTTTGTTGGCAAAACAAGGTTGGCGCGTGCCATCGCTGAATCCGTGTTTGGATTCGGCCTTGTGGATAATCATGATGATGTTTTCCTTCACTTGGATATGAAGAAAGTGGGGCATTCTTCTGTTACCATATTTCCTGAAGTTCTTGCTACATCACTGAGAACCAAAGAGAAGCTTGTTGTTTTAATTGAAGATTTCGATTTGGCCGATTCCCGGTTCAAGAAGTTTGTTGGTGATGAGTTTGAGGCATCAAAGTTTGGGAATTTAAGCAAAAAAGACGAGAATCTAAAGCAAGCTATATTCATTTTGACTTCGGGTGAGGTCGACGGCGATGAGGTGATCAAGAACAAGGACAAGGACTCATCGGTGATGAATTTGGTGTTCAAGATTGAAACCAAGGCTAGCACCATGGATTTTTCATCTTCATCATTGGCAGCTGATTGTTACTTGGGCCACAAGAAAAGAAGGGCTCATGAACTAGACTTGTTTGGAAAGATTAACAAGAGTCCAAGAATTGAAGAGAATGAAGAGAACTTGTTGCTTCAGGGACAAGTAAACAAGAAGAAAGACTTTTCAAGACAATCGAGTTCCAATACCCTTGATCTTAACATGAAAGCAGATGAAGAAGACTACGATGATGGAGAAGAAGATGAGAGTAGCCCAATTTCAAGTGATTTAACCAGAGATACAATGGCTGAACACATGAACTCAAATGGGTTCCTTGAATCAATTGAGAACAGGTTTGAGTTCAACCAAAGTCCAGCTAGATTGAAAGAGAAAGAGGAACTTTTTTTGAACAAGATCAAAGAGTCTTTTGATGAGGTttttgagaagaagaagatggtgaagtTCAATGTAGATGAAAAGGTGATAGAGGAAATTGGTGTTGGGTGTGGTAATTTTACTAACAGCGTGTTTGAGAAATGGCTGAAAGACATTTTTCAAAACAAGTTATTAGAGACAGTTATTAACTGTGATCATGGGAAGGAGGGTATAGTTTTTAATATTACACTTTGTTTGGGGGTGGTAATGGTAAAGGATATAATAGTAAATTTGATAATAGTAGTGGGGGTGGTGGCGGGTTCATGA